Within Tenebrio molitor chromosome 3, icTenMoli1.1, whole genome shotgun sequence, the genomic segment tttattttctttttgttaatGACTGATAACACGTTACGTTATTGAAAAAAACTCCAGGTAAGATAAGACAAAGTTTGTTGGCGTTTAATAATAGTAATGCGATTACTCACGTATTTTTAAGTTTCAAAGTTTCCACGTTGCAGCCATTTCAAAACCATAAAACTGACATACgcttgaaaatcaaaaatagaaatagGAATGTCGATTATTTTTAGTGAGATTATGTTTTGCCGGAAATGACTTTCGCGTTAAAGTTTCGCCCCGAAAGATGAGCATCGGAGCATTGATTTTTAATTGCGATCGAGAACGCAAATTTTGTCGGGCCGTGGATCAGGATCCTTTAGATGTGCTTTTCCAGGGCCTAATCTTCGTAGTGGACAGCAACGACAGGGAGCGCATAGGCGAGGCGAAGGACGAGCTGATGCGCATGCTGGCAGAGGACGAGCTCAGGGATGCGGTCCTGCTGATCTTCGCCAATAAGCAGGATCTGCCTAACGCAATGAACGCAGCGGAGATCACGGATAAGTTGGGACTGCACTCGTTGAGAAATCGCAACTGGTATATCCAGGCGACCTGTGCGACTAGCGGAGATGGTTTATACGAGGGCCTCGACTGGCTCTCAAACCAACTGAAGAATGCCAACCGTTAAAAAGTGCAGTGTTtgattttcatgattttttttgttcagaaGTAATcactcaacaaaaaaaattattgtgatTGGGACTGTCAATGTTACTATACCATATGTTGCAATTACAACTGTCACATCCACTGTTTGTCGAACATACTCTCTTAATAAATTCGTTATACGtggttctgattttttttggtatggCGGACAAACAGTAGAGTCCAAGCGGCACTACCCAGTTACggcactctttttttttttcgttctcTTCGGTACATTTTTTAAGGTGTATTTATAGCTTGTACAGTAGTTTTCGTGTGAAGATGTTTTATTTGTAACATATGGTAGGTTCCATGTTCATCATAGGACATCTTTTATTGAGCACAgctcaaaacattttattgtttactttctggttatttttttttcttcttccatTAATTATCGTAATTCATGTTTACGGATAGCCGTTACATTGAGAATAggttttcattttgacaaacagCGGAGCGCAAGTggtttatataaaaacaaaaaaatataatataaatacAACACGtcataaaatatatatattgGCTGATCAGTCTCGTGAACATTCCCGTTTGTCATCATACTGtattatgaaataaatttatattattaacttattgtcttataatttaataaattttaatcaacatgtttttttatttgattttttttacgtttcaAAGACTCGAAAGAAGCATACAAAAcatgttaattaaaatcgttctGTGTTTGGAGATCTGCAACAAGCTATTGGAATTCTGTACAATGGTCGAAAACGAGAGATTGTTTTCCGCTAATATAGTTagttaatattaattattgaaactaCTTTAGGTATCGCTTTTGCGATTATGTATGAATGTCAATCATGTGAAATATATTGTATTGTGCTTGATTGgtaaaagatttatttttatgcttCTTGTGACATTTTTACCTATTGTCAGGAAATTGAGGGAAAGCGAATGTATGACAatacaatacatatttttatttagattttttaacaTGGTTGAAGACAGTAGTTGATTGCAGTTCCgcaaataaatcacatttcaTATGAACgctcttttttattttatcgctCGACAACGCCAGACGTTCATTGGATCACGCCCGCATTTCAATTAATCTAAGTGGCGAATGACCTCAAAACGAACGACTCCACCAATTGAAATAGAATCAACTGAGCGAACCCATTACTTAACGCGCACAACTTAAGTAAATCGAATCCGACCGAGAAACAACAAAACTCTTCCAATCTCATTTACGCTTGTTAAACCTCCAATCCCGTTCGTTTCTATCCATTATCGATTGGGCTAATCTAGAACCAACACGTCTGCTCCCTCTGAATGACTCAAACAAGCGACACCTGTTAGTATTTAACTCATTTCGTCCCAAGGAGGTGAAAACGTAACAACGCAGAAAATTGATGCTTCTTTTGGGAGAATATTATAGTTTCCGACATTACCGGCAGCTAGATTTGTGTCGATCGACGGGAGATGGCGCTCGCGTCGAAGCCACCTATTTCACCAGCATCACTCAGGCATAGCagtatatttgaaaattaatttgagaCAGATGCTCTGGTTTGAGTTTGTGGGTATTGACCCCTTAATAAAACAATCAAGAATgaaggaaaacatttttgtgaaattatttACTCGGTAAACTTGCACGAATTGGCGCTTTGTCGGTTGAAGCTGTTGGGGTGAAGTCTCATCAGAGGTGAAACTTGTCCTGGGCCTCCGACCGGTCGAATTGGCGATCGAACGCGGCGAATGACCCGAATTCTCGCTTCTTCGCCATTCAATGGTAATGCTGAATGGTGTGGGTGAAGACGGCGGCAGAGAAAGCGTCTCTCATATACAGAGCGATCTCCGAAAAACCCACCCTGCCTTACGTCACCGCTCATTCGAGATTAGTGAAAGTCGAAGATATCTCATCGTAAACAAACACGGATCGAGTTAATGGCGAGCGATAAGATAGCGATTTGATTTATTGTAACAATTAGGAGAAAAACGGTAAAGGAAGGAAGCTTGGCCGCACAGGTGCGCGGCGGAAAAATCGCCACATTGTCGGCGCCAGCCGTTTAATTGCGATCGATTAATTATTCATAACGTTTTAAAAAGACACATTTAACACGACCAATCTATTTCTGGAATCGATTAAATTCGTCGTGCTTGTAAACAATCGCTCGAGAATAGCGCCGATTAAATTCACCGTTGCGATTTTAAGGCGCCGTAAACTGGAGCCCCACGAAAAACTCACGTCCCACGGGACACGCAAAATCCGTACGTTAATCACATCCGCAACGATTTGCATTCACGTATTGCTCTGTTGCGTAATGCGCTTACGTTGCGTCCTGGTTGTCCCAAGCGGGTGGCGTCATCGATGGTTTTTGACAATGGCGAAATCTTTTATCGGTGATAAAGTTTGCAACATTCACTTCCTTGCAATTGTTACGGTTCGTGTAAACACGACTTCAGTTTTGgatacatttcataatttaaaaCGGAACAACGCATTCTAAATATTTGTCTTGTGGTGACGAGCACCGTCCTGCTGAAATACACAAACcagcaaaaaattgtaaactgTGAGCAAGCTCCAAAAGATTATAAATCTCTGCTGCAATAGTCATTCCTAGAAGTCATTTTCATTATTGAAACGTATCTTCATTCCATCCTTGAGGCAAGTTACGTCATTTGAATACCAAACTTTGAAGAATTTGACTGTCCAGGACCTAGAAAActgcaaaattaataaatacgtTTGATACTCTTTAAAAGAGAAGACTCAGATCTCTACTTCATTTTCAAGGAGAGTCGTAATCGTTGTGGTCCATATTTACCACCTTATCTTGGATCAcaagcaaatttttttgttctttgaaGTTATCAGTTCCACTCAAACCTAAATTGATTCCTTACTTTATCAGTCGAGTGAAACCTTGTTATTCTTCAAGGAGATAATGACCAAAAGCTAATTTCAACCACTTGTATAAGCATAAGTTCTTTTTCTtcaacttttttctttttgctttCTGATGTTATGCATCTCGATCCGTCCAAAATTTTGGCACGACGGccacaaacaaaaacaaagccGTGGGTGCTCGCACGCTTATCGAATTCCGCTGCTTCGCGACACTCGCTTCGTGTGCGGCGTCACGTGACGTTGCGGTTCGTGTGGTGGCGCCTTTAGCCGGCGCCACCGGCAGCATCGAAACATTGTAGAGCTGCCGTTCTCGCGTTGCGTGGACGTCAGATTCGCATTTTTGCGGTCGACCGGTCAGGTAATGGCCGATCTTTATGGCATAAATGCATATATCATGCGGTAACGCGAACCACCTCACCGCAACTTTTAATGGGCGAACTGTGGCGTTTGTCAATGGGTTTTATGCGGGGCGATAAATTTTACCACACGAAAAAATCAGCGTTTACGAGCACCGCCATTCACCACGATTCGGTGCGTCCACTACAATAAAACGATTTAGAGGAGACGGAATAAAGACGAGCGTCTCCGACGAAACTCACAGATGGCCACCACCGGATTTGGGACTGATCACAAAACGAAAATCTCGGGGGCCCCTTTTCCGCAATGACATATGACGTgtgtcacttttgacatttgacatttcaactgttaatgtcaaaatgcaagtgttgaaaacgagataaaattgataaaatcgTTTATTGCGGATACGATTTAGAGACGGGCGTCTAGAAACCGTCCCCGACAAAATTCACACCGGATTTGGGACTGATCACAAAATGAAAATCACGGGGTCCCCTTTTCCGCAATGATGACGTAGcgcttttgacatttgacgtttcaagtgttaacctcaaaatgcaaatgttgaaaacGCGATAAAAGCGTTTATTGGGGATCGTTGTTGAGATAGGATTTGAAAATCGGCTTGTTTTTGTGTGCATTTGGTCGGAGTTGTCGGATGTGTGCGAACGTGGCTTGCGAGGTAAGTGTCGGAGGAGGCGCAAGAAGCGGTCCGTCCGTTGTGCATTTTCGAGTTAGACACTGACCCGACCGTGGAGGCGCGATGATGAGCGAGATGAGGACGGCTGGAACAACGACATAAATAACGGCGAGAAACCTGAATGAAAATCTGGTTTCGGTACACCCACGAGTCCACCTCTTTTGGCGAGTTGAGGCGTCACGCGCGGAGCCTGTTGCACGACGGCGCCACACTTCATATTACAAGCCGCAACAGATGTCCGCCGAGAACAAAACGTCCATCGACAGGTCGACCAGAAAAAAATACCAGAAGATAAAGACAAAGGATGGCCCGAGGTGAGCAACACAACAATGAGGAGGCCGATTAATGGACGGACCTGGAGACGATTAATTATGGAAATTTGTACGAGGCGACCGCTGGATGGGCGGCCTCTCGCGCGGTAAAAAAGAACGACAGCGCCGTTGCGAAACGGAGGGTGCCAACGGTGAGCTGGACCGGCATTCTTCGATTAGAAAACAAGGGAAAACGATCGTAAATTAGGCGAAAGGACGACCGGGATTTATATCTTAATGCGTTTTCGGAACAACCAAAATTTTACATCTTCTACTTACTTCTACTACTTCATCAGAAAAACTTGAAACAACCTGTAAAGTGGAACATCTGTAATGGTCGTAACGCCAGTGCAACAGCAAAACAAAACTATCGCTTTTTTGAGCGGAAGAGTAGACCTGAAAAGctgattttctgttgaaaACGAATCTAATTTGTCAGTTTTCGAATTCCTTCGGTAGCTTTTTCTTCGACAGTTGGATATTTTGTTAACAATGGTCGTTTATGGGCCCGTTTGAGAAATTTGCGTCATCCGTGGAGCGAGTGCAATAAATCGCCTTGAAAAATTCCCGTCTGCGAGTGTGTTTTTGCAAGACGGTGGTAACACAGAGACGTAGAAGGAAATTGCAAGTTTCTtcttcataaaatatttacgGAGGTTGAACGGATGTTTTTGTACGTTTTTGCGCGCTCCGTAATAACGCCACTGCAAAAAGGCGAAAACGAGGGGGCACATGCGATATGGAAATAACCGAGTCGGGCGGATGGCGCGTTTCGGAGATTATTCACCTGGTGGCGGTGTCGGGCTCGGTTTCTAATCTTCGCACGGGAGGCAATCGATCAGGATCGCGCGGTGAAGACGCAGGTGGCGTTGACACAGAGGTGTCCGAAGGTCGGACCGTGTAAAAATAGAAAGTTCGAAATCGAATCCAATACCAAAAACGCAAATGTTAACAAACGAAATCGGGATGTTTGCAGAGATCCAAGAGTCCAGGTCCGGTTCGAGGATTTTCGAAGGCGCCCGCGAAAATAACTCGGATTCGAGGTGGCGATGCTCAAGGCTGCCACCTAAGCGCCCTCCGGTTCACCGTATCATTGCTCCGTTTGAAAAATGGTTTTCGAAGACGTGAACAAGTCGAAGAAGATTTGCTGCAATTACCGCCCTGACCGGTACAACAAAGATTTCGAATGCGCGTGCATCTGTGCACCACGAGAGCGGCGCCAACGCGAATGTTGAGTGATGAAAGCCATCCTCGAGGCGCCCACAACTCGGACTGTTGACCCCGGTGCGACTTGCATTTTTGCCATCCTTTCGAATTGGTATCGCGCAAAAAAGCCGTTAACGGCCTCCCGCTTAATGAAACGGCTCCACTGTTTACGTCCGTTTGTAACTTTGTGACTCGACGGCCGTTAGATTGTAAATTTCACACGTGGAAGCCGACTCCGGACAGGACGCCGACGGTGCAACGGGACTGCTTTTTTCGAGACGCGTGTGAAAACCCCCAACTTCGTCGAGGAGTCGCCGGGAAGCGGACGCGCCTGGCGCACCGGACGCTCTTCTTATTTCGTTCCGGGCGGGAGTTCAATTGGGAAATGAATAAGCAACGAGGTGCCCCACAATAAAAACAGTTCTTGCATGTTTTATGAGCCACAGCGAGAAATATTCACTGGACGAACTGGCGGCGGCGCGTTTACGACGAAATCGAGGAGAGATAATTTAATCGAACCGTCTGACGAGATCCAAAAAAATCCACGCGATTCTTTGATTTGATTCTATGTGCGATAAAATTGTCGCTAGATGACTTAGCTTGAAGAGGTTAACTGGGGTGCGTTCAAAAATTACACGCCGGGTGTGCGTATCtttcagaaattaaaaaaatattttttaaattttacaaccCTGGCCGAACTGAGGTGTTGGTggtagcatattgtggtaccaaataaaaaaacagaggttatgtaactcCATTAATGGCAGGTTTTGAGATACctaaataaagtaaattcaaaaaactcctggactgtcaaaattaaattttaaataaaattcttgttttgactgtacttggatataaaaaaatttcgccAGAGTGTACCGacatcaaaatctagttacaaaatatatttaggttatgttttcatttttaatcattgaactaaaaatgttttgaatcattCATTGCTTCGAACACTTGAAGagaaatgcagcaactaaatgaattggagcaatttaataaagtttataaaaaacacgggacaaactgaaaacaggtaacaaattaaacaacaaccaaaatcatccaaaataaactaatctgtttcatttattatttaacacttgattaacacttatctctccaaaattttgatttgtgaatcacaagaacgaacaccaattcttagttaacaatactggagcggctttggcacaaatttgtaatttcttcccgttattatcgcttttttgtttgttcctcataataatttcttatggccctcttgtctcgcgccaatagaaccaccctacagttcgttttgaactttccattttaaccttaaataattttgcaatttatttgacaatgtcaatttaaacaaatgaattgtttgaaaaattaaaaaatcatagataacTGGGCAAtgtgaaaataactagtgatttaaccaacctaacaactgcaattttgattgtccagtccagatgtttattgaatggactttacggataatctgtttcaaaatcaaaaatccaccacttgttgaattatgttggcagaaacaaagaaatccctagaataagtttcatttttttgggttggtcCAACattccgccaaaatttgacatcaaactgttgagtttatttacgtaacacaaaataattacatattatgtacaaaaaggtggtagctaccatatcacACGTTtcgagtgaaaaataaaatgagaataaataaaacacgatgaactacgaccaaaacgattgtcaacagttttctttcataaccccactttttccgacacttgcaaacacacaatgactgagtctgttggcaatgaaacaattgaaaatactggtgatttttgtctagtaattgacactgaccacgcactgaccgaattttttaacttgagatgacattaaaaacattcttggttatgcaggttatgtttatactattacaaaaattaaccttctttggtaaattttaaatttgcaaaatttcattgttaccaacagactcagtcattcttgatcactccgtagaatgcagtgttggtggatttttgattttgaaacaaattatataaactccattcaaaaatcaaaaaaccaccacctgttgctttaggttggtaaaatttaaaaaaccctggGTAGTcatttttcatactatgttggtaactgtaaattatgacatttatttgattcaaaataaaattcaatagctttgaatttcgttcaaattgattaatttgttGCTCAGCATGTTTCATGTattaattcttattatttttacttaaacatgcccagaaaaacaagacacttaataaacacttaacctcaaaattacaattctcaccaaattttacaccagacagcgttgccgatagtaattatcgaggaaaatgcgacgttggtggttttttgatttttgaatggactttagtctATCTTTTAATCacagaaccacaacaccgcaatttacacgcaaaatagagctgataacgttgtacacttttgacatagggtgaaaaatctcatcataaaaaataaaaaattgaggttattagagtaGTACAGTCgcgatcaataaattttggacactagtgctgtcatacattctaaaacgacctttaCGTGTTAATAACCTTAATTTTgactgtcaattttgaaaatgtgaatgtcagatttaccgacaaaacattcaagaagttttaaaaatcagacaaatggaatagaacgaggttttaattaataaaaaataaaaaccataaacttaatattttgtcatcgCTCATATTGGCAAATTGTAGATAAAtatgacaacaatttcatcattcatgtgtgtcaatttcaataaagcatgatttatagtaattttttttatatgacagaaaaatgatgtccaaaatttaatgatcgcaatagtaccaggtgattttaaatgattgtgactttttttcttaagttgggaacatttttcataaattattttggcaaacttgataccttaatcaacacattggcgtacgtacgtcattttgacattttatgtattaataaattgtgtcaaataggcgaggacgcctgtgtttatgtcaactatcatattaaaaagcagaataaccaacaataatattaccaacctatgaaaaaaagtcacattcatttaaaatcacccggtagtattctagtagcgcagcatgttaataaagttaataacaactaatttgagagtttaataaatgttttactttgcgaggcatttttaataatacgttcaaattttagctgcgggtttgcgtactttcaaggacattaaaaatgacagacgttggctggtataaccaatagatatcattaaattccctaaatttaataaaattttatatttacaaacctaaCTCAataggtcgtggttctttgattaaaaaatagactatacgTTCTTTTACAGACACTTTGTACTTTCAATCAGTATTGTAGTAATTTTCCTGtgctatttttttctgatgaaGCAACTTTTTGTCTCTTAGGTTCATCATCTTTTCTTCATATTGACCACCTTTCACCCTTGAAGATGACAGATGCCTGTTGCACATTTCATTTACCAAGTTGTGCGTGTGGATCAATCCGCGACGCACCTTTCGTTTGTGGTGGAAAAGTTCCTAGTTTGGTAAAAATAGAGAGGATCCGGCGCGAGTGGCATTCTTGCGGTGCTAGTTTTGGATTCCGCGGATCGGCGATTGTCCGTGTAAAGTATGCGAATTCCGGAATGTCCGGAATCCGGGCGTCTCGTCGCGCCTAATTTTAGGCGTGACGGCCGCCATTGTAGGAAAATGAGATTGGCATCATCGAGAGCGACATTGTTCGATGACACGTATCGCCGCCGCCACCGATAAATAACGTTCTTACGGGCCCCAGGTACCGGCCCCGCCGTAAAAATCCCCTGGACAAAGGCCCGGACCGTCCTTGATCCGGGATATTTCGGACGCGGCCGTCATACCTGCGACTGTTTATCCTTtgctttattattaataaaaatgagcgTTCATAATCGGGCCGGAGGGTGTTCCGAGAACAGCCGAAAGACCCCCGCCAGGGACGCCCGTCGCGGGGGACGCATAAATCATCCCCGCGCTAATAGAGCCCAACACCTACGCGTCATCGcgctttttttatttatcgccCCACGCATCGAGGGGGCACCGCGTCCCCGGGGATCGTTTCACAGGAAAAGGCGATCTGCGAGACAAGGTGACTTTCTCACGGAATTCACGGAAAGAGTCCCGTCATTATGGTCCAATTCGATACGctcgaattaaataattaataccaATTCAGACTTTACAACATTTCTAAATATAAATGGACAGATCTAAAcgcattaatttcaatttaaatttgatgaAGACGAGCTGAAGTTTGGACGGTTTTTGTCATCAGAACAAATAATTATCTGCGATGGTCTTTCCGTTACCGAAAACTATAAAAGTGACAGCTCCGAATTAGTTTATTGACAGTTCGAAGACGAATCGGGCGCCCTCTGGTGGGTGCACCCCGTTTtgcaaaacaaaaagaagGCGAAGTGGCGCTTCTGTTTATAGAATGGCGCGCCATCTAAACAAACAAGTTTATCACAATTTATTGGTAAATTACGTCGGAACAAAACGAAAGTGACAGTCCGCACAATCATTCTGTTTATGAACGTCGctcacattttattaaaagccCATAAAGGGAGCCATAAAACAGTTTAGAGCGGCGATTAAGTAAATCAGAATCGATATTAGCCAACCGTTTTTATGGTTAGTTAAACGTCCCGCCGACGACGTCGCCCTAATTGATCGAAATTACGAAATGATCTCACTAATTCGATCACGTCCAATCGAGAGGAACACGTGACGGATGAGCCGcacaaatgatttttttgctTCGGTCGGACCGAAAGGTTAGGTTATTGTGGACGCGGTTCAAGATGGCCGCTTGAAACGGCCCAACAAAAGAAATTCTTCGACTGTTGGATTTATCGTCGCATCTCATCATCACGGTGCCACAATCATCAATAAGATCTCAAAGTCGGGGTTTATTCAGCTATCAGTCAAGTTGTCGGATGATTCACGACCGAATTTCCGACGTTCACCCCGGAGGAGCGCGcgatccggctcgaaggactgGAACGACGCGTGCAAATGAGTGTTGGGATTTGGATAAGAATCTGGGACGTGTCGAGTCGACCCTTAGGGAAATCCGGTGGAGGAGGTGTTGGGTCGCGTTCGGCGAAATGAAACGGTCGATTCCACATTTGCCCGATAAAATCTCAGCCCAGACGCAAAAAAGGCAAAGCGCCGAAACCAATTTAGCAAGGTGTCAACGCAGCCCGGCTCGCTCGCCGCGTATTTATTCAAACGCAATCCGGAATGCAATTTGcactttttcaatttgaaatcTTCGTGGTAAATCTCTTCGGCGATGTAATTTATGCCTCGCCGCCGCAATAAACCAAAAGGCGGCATAATTGAATGCGGCGGCCCTCGACGGAGGGCCCCCTAGACCGCCGGGAGCCTCCAATTAAGCTCTGTGTCATTTTTACTTATAACGATTCGCTAAGTCCGGCGCGTCTCGGTGCATTTCCAATTAGTTGAATTGTTTTTCCCATCTCGATGGACGTGATAGATAATGGACACTTGGCGGAATTCTCTCGGACACTTGTGTCATTGAGACAGTCCCCGGGTATGACTAACCGCGGTTTTTTTCTCGCTTACTTATTCAACAATTGCTCCGAACGACGTAATTTCATTAAGGATGCCAATTAGCGAGATAAATAATTCATTGACGGCGGAAAACTCCGCCAAATTCACAACGCCGCACTGACGTCAACCCCAAGGGCAAGCGGACACGAGAGCGATCGCTCGCCGGCGATAACTCGCCGAGAGCTCGGCGATCGTAAAAAGTGAACGATGCAGATTTATGGAAGTTATAAAAGCTGTTTATTTTTGGGGGGTGTTGGTATTTGCGATACGAGCTTGCCAAATTTTTGACGCGATAAAAGCTTAATTCTGGAAATAAATAGAACCAGAGCGACCGCTAATTTTCATTTCGAGTCGCGTTTTCGAATGGGTTCTAAAATAAAACCataaaagttgaaaaaaataaacaacttcAAATTTAGACCCAAGAAAAGCCTTCGATTATTTTCATCCAAAAAAGACAGAAGGTGGGTTCTCCTTGATGAGGATGATGCAACGAAAAATTATCGATATGATCCCATCTTTGGTCGTCACCAGATCGTAACTGcacataaataaattgtcaacaataatgttttggttttttatcagataaaaaaaaatagagtttAGCAATTGTCTTTAATAACTTGCATACGTCGAACACGCCAGTTTGCGATAACTAAACGCTTTCCATTTCCATAATCCAAACtgtttaaaatgaatttaaaatttttatcaccatttaaaaaatatgttacgTTCAAGTAAAATATCGCGCCGTcaattgtgcttttttaaagcgtagattaattggagcatgttgacagctaacctaaaatttagagccaaaatctttctttttttgcaatgttttacattaaaaatagaataacttaacgattcctattttcgaagcaaatatctaagagcaccctttgctgaaaataaacatgttcaattatgtcccgattaaacataaagaaatgttattcgtgtcaaacggcgggaaattcaaactttacactgttctaaacggtttaataataaaatcactttgaagtttttcttgtcacatcaaaaaagcagggaaatggcattgtcgagtcaaaagttgggttatattcaataaaggccagttcacacatatttgtcagttaaatgtcagttgtggccaagattccgtgtccggaatagtacagtTACGatcacggaatttcgtcagttattttactgtcaattcgaaaaaaattgtgtagcCTAAgccttattgtcattatgactggcatttaaaagttttgttacagaaattctgtcacgcacaataaaagtgattgacaaattgacatccatgtcaaaaattccaaagtgGGGTTAGAAATATGTAAAACCTGGTTTACAGCTAATGTCAGTTGAATGACAACGACTGCCGAAATTCCGTGATCGTGACTGTACATACTTAAATAAGTAGGATTGAAAacatttgtgtttattttttatatgagATGAAATCAAAATCGACTAGTAACTGTGAcagtttgtttatttaatcaTCGAGTATCGTAATTTATTAGATAATTCAGTCGAATGTTTGTAacctacaatatttttttgtgaattaaaCTGTAGATGTAAACATTATCGCTGGAAAAATAAGATCAGCGAGCTCGTGTGCGCTTATAAAGATAAGCAGATAAgtatcatttatatttttgttagaGTGGTTTCTTCTAATTCTAATCTGGGACTTAAGAAATAAACTCC encodes:
- the Arf1 gene encoding ADP-ribosylation factor 1 codes for the protein MGNVFANLFKGLFGKKEMRILMVGLDAAGKTTILYKLKLGEIVTTIPTIGFNVETVEYKNISFTVWDVGGQDKIRPLWRHYFQNTQGLIFVVDSNDRERIGEAKDELMRMLAEDELRDAVLLIFANKQDLPNAMNAAEITDKLGLHSLRNRNWYIQATCATSGDGLYEGLDWLSNQLKNANR